A stretch of Gemmatimonas aurantiaca T-27 DNA encodes these proteins:
- a CDS encoding DUF350 domain-containing protein, with protein sequence MDTFMQNLINTGAFGLIGVVMFIVAFFIIDILTPGKLWDEIGTKQNTAAAILMGSVAIALGIIVAAAIH encoded by the coding sequence ATGGACACGTTCATGCAGAACCTGATCAACACCGGAGCGTTCGGTCTCATCGGCGTCGTCATGTTCATCGTGGCGTTTTTCATCATCGATATTCTCACGCCCGGCAAATTGTGGGATGAGATCGGCACCAAGCAGAACACCGCGGCCGCCATTCTCATGGGGTCGGTGGCCATTGCCCTTGGTATCATCGTCGCTGCGGCGATTCATTGA
- a CDS encoding DUF4178 domain-containing protein, with product MVTPTPMPRVPKAAALNCSSCGAAIELHAMGWAVSIVCAACGATMDATDANLRILQHGDGVRLKPRIPLGTRGTWKGAPWEVIGSQQVTITVEEVDYSWVEYVCFNPWRGFLYLSEYQGHWNVIEKLRRAPEHERDGAQPTVDLGGVTYKHFQTARARTTAALGEFPWELRLGDEVIARDFVSPPYLLSSEGYADEVTWSQGTYTPPEVIAKAFNLSQDALIKPIGVFANQPNPYGDLPKKIFRLFGLSMVVLLVMFLANVLLSSNRTVFRHDYSFTRGTEDQAAFVTEPFDLDGRPSSVSIDIDTDFNNDWLYLSLALINEATGETREASRQVSYYYGSDSDGSWTEGSRKETVRLATVPPGRYFLRVQPEGGEPAKRVANYTIQLRRDTPFYGLYAVAFFALLIPTIFGVLPSATFEQRRWAESDHAPSSSSDDDDDDDE from the coding sequence ATGGTGACGCCGACCCCGATGCCCCGGGTGCCCAAGGCGGCGGCCCTCAACTGCAGCTCCTGTGGTGCGGCCATCGAGCTGCATGCCATGGGATGGGCGGTGAGCATCGTCTGCGCAGCCTGCGGTGCCACGATGGACGCCACCGATGCCAACCTGCGTATCCTGCAGCACGGCGATGGTGTGCGACTCAAGCCGCGCATTCCACTGGGCACGCGCGGCACCTGGAAGGGCGCACCGTGGGAAGTGATCGGCAGTCAGCAGGTGACCATCACGGTGGAAGAGGTGGACTACTCGTGGGTCGAGTATGTCTGCTTCAATCCGTGGCGCGGCTTCCTGTATTTGTCGGAGTACCAGGGTCACTGGAACGTCATCGAAAAGCTGCGGCGCGCGCCGGAACACGAGCGAGATGGTGCCCAGCCCACCGTGGACCTCGGTGGTGTCACCTACAAACACTTCCAGACCGCCCGCGCCCGCACGACGGCCGCACTGGGAGAGTTTCCGTGGGAGCTGCGCCTCGGCGACGAGGTGATTGCACGGGACTTTGTGTCCCCGCCGTACCTGCTGAGTTCCGAAGGCTACGCGGACGAGGTGACGTGGTCGCAGGGCACGTACACGCCGCCTGAGGTGATCGCCAAGGCGTTCAATCTGAGCCAGGACGCGCTGATCAAGCCGATCGGCGTGTTTGCCAATCAGCCCAATCCATACGGAGATCTTCCCAAGAAGATCTTCCGGTTGTTTGGCCTGTCGATGGTGGTTCTGCTCGTGATGTTCCTGGCGAATGTGCTGTTGTCCAGCAATCGCACGGTGTTTCGGCACGACTATTCGTTCACGCGGGGCACCGAGGATCAGGCGGCGTTTGTCACCGAACCGTTCGATCTCGATGGGCGACCCTCGTCGGTGTCGATCGATATCGACACGGATTTCAACAACGACTGGCTGTATCTCTCGCTGGCTCTGATCAACGAGGCCACGGGAGAGACGCGCGAAGCGTCTCGGCAAGTGAGCTACTACTACGGCTCCGACAGCGATGGCTCGTGGACGGAAGGCTCGCGCAAGGAAACCGTGCGTCTCGCCACGGTGCCGCCGGGCCGGTATTTCCTGCGTGTGCAGCCGGAAGGCGGTGAGCCGGCGAAACGCGTAGCCAACTACACCATTCAGTTGCGTCGCGATACGCCGTTCTACGGATTGTACGCGGTGGCGTTTTTTGCCCTGTTGATCCCGACCATTTTTGGGGTGTTGCCGTCTGCCACCTTCGAACAGCGCCGGTGGGCGGAGAGTGATCATGCGCCATCGAGCAGCAGTGATGACGATGACGACGACGATGAGTAG
- a CDS encoding DUF4178 domain-containing protein, protein MTVPQPHGVTCPNCGAPVRFLWAQAVQTTCAYCKSVLVRRDLDLAKVGEQADFPATGSPIQIGTEGRWRERSFVVVGRLTYGWARGRWNEWHCILNDGRSAWLSDAQLEYAMTVEVGAASDMPDVQRVQVGDRYTWGDTTYQVATITTAFYLGTEGELPFTSYDNTTSRFIDLTSPNGRFATIDGSEHPPLLYLGEYLGFDELAFRNLREFEGW, encoded by the coding sequence ATGACCGTGCCACAACCCCATGGGGTCACATGCCCCAACTGCGGTGCCCCAGTGCGTTTCCTGTGGGCGCAGGCCGTTCAGACCACGTGCGCATACTGCAAGTCGGTGCTGGTGCGCCGCGATCTCGACCTCGCCAAGGTTGGTGAACAGGCCGACTTTCCGGCCACGGGTTCACCCATTCAGATCGGCACGGAAGGACGTTGGCGTGAACGATCGTTTGTGGTCGTCGGGCGTCTCACCTATGGCTGGGCGCGCGGCCGCTGGAACGAATGGCACTGCATTCTGAACGACGGACGCAGTGCCTGGCTCTCCGATGCGCAGCTCGAATACGCGATGACCGTGGAAGTGGGCGCTGCCAGCGACATGCCGGATGTGCAGCGGGTCCAGGTGGGCGATCGATATACCTGGGGGGATACCACCTACCAGGTAGCCACGATCACCACGGCGTTCTATCTGGGCACCGAAGGGGAACTCCCCTTCACCAGCTACGACAACACCACGTCGCGCTTCATCGATCTCACGAGCCCGAATGGTCGGTTCGCCACCATCGACGGTTCCGAACATCCGCCGTTGCTGTACCTCGGCGAATACCTCGGCTTCGATGAACTGGCGTTCCGCAACCTGCGGGAGTTCGAGGGATGGTGA
- a CDS encoding S-adenosylmethionine decarboxylase family protein: protein MIPANTAGHEWVVEAFGCEPARLASPPVLHALFDAMIRELALHPVAPAQWHRFPEPGGITGMVMLAESHLTIHTFPEHGSACINLFCCTPRASWAWGERLRDLLGAEDVVVREFARDYVGGARVSVGGTAP, encoded by the coding sequence GTGATTCCTGCCAACACTGCGGGGCATGAGTGGGTGGTGGAGGCGTTCGGGTGTGAACCCGCGCGCCTCGCCAGCCCGCCGGTGTTGCACGCCCTGTTCGACGCCATGATCCGCGAACTGGCGCTGCATCCGGTGGCGCCGGCGCAGTGGCATCGGTTTCCGGAGCCCGGTGGCATCACCGGCATGGTGATGCTGGCCGAGTCCCACCTCACCATCCATACGTTTCCAGAGCACGGATCCGCGTGCATCAACCTGTTCTGCTGCACACCGCGTGCGTCGTGGGCGTGGGGTGAACGATTGCGTGACCTGCTCGGTGCCGAGGACGTGGTCGTGCGGGAGTTTGCGCGGGACTACGTCGGTGGTGCGCGTGTGAGCGTCGGAGGCACGGCGCCATGA
- a CDS encoding SPFH domain-containing protein: MSLGDFLRKQFIDVIQWTESGPGVLMYRFPMQDMEIQSGGKLTVRDSQLALFVNEGRAADAFGPGLHTLVTSNMPILTNLLNWDKAFESPFKSDVYFFSTRLQTGQRWGTQQPITIRDREFGAVRLRAFGMYAFRVVNPAVFQQNVGATDAEYTVAQLEPALRNAIISGFTAAFANAQVPFLDMAANQAQLATQIAAAVQPAFEQLGLKLDSFTVENLSLPDELQKRLDERISMNIIGDMRTYTQFQAAQSIPIAAANEGGVAGLAAGLGVGVGLGGAITNAMAGAAGAPQAPGVAQPQERMAPPVSPSAEAKFCINCGTKLPSIAKFCSACGTSQV; encoded by the coding sequence ATGTCACTCGGCGATTTCCTGCGCAAGCAATTCATCGACGTCATCCAGTGGACCGAGTCCGGTCCGGGTGTGCTGATGTACCGCTTTCCCATGCAGGACATGGAGATCCAGAGCGGCGGCAAGCTCACCGTGCGTGATTCGCAGCTCGCGCTGTTCGTGAACGAAGGACGTGCCGCAGATGCCTTCGGACCTGGCCTGCATACGCTGGTCACGTCCAACATGCCGATCCTCACGAACCTCCTGAACTGGGACAAGGCTTTCGAGTCTCCGTTCAAGAGCGACGTGTACTTCTTCTCCACGCGCCTGCAGACCGGACAGCGCTGGGGGACGCAGCAGCCGATCACCATTCGCGATCGCGAGTTTGGCGCGGTGCGTCTGCGCGCGTTTGGCATGTATGCGTTCCGCGTGGTCAATCCGGCGGTGTTCCAGCAGAATGTGGGCGCCACCGACGCCGAATACACGGTGGCGCAACTCGAGCCGGCGCTGCGCAACGCGATCATCTCGGGATTCACGGCGGCCTTTGCCAACGCGCAGGTGCCGTTCCTCGACATGGCCGCCAATCAGGCGCAGCTCGCCACGCAGATCGCGGCGGCGGTGCAGCCGGCGTTTGAACAGCTCGGGCTCAAGCTCGATTCGTTCACGGTCGAGAACCTGTCGCTGCCCGACGAACTGCAGAAGCGGCTCGATGAGCGCATCTCGATGAACATCATCGGCGACATGCGCACGTACACGCAGTTCCAGGCGGCGCAGTCCATTCCGATCGCGGCCGCGAACGAAGGCGGTGTTGCCGGACTAGCTGCAGGACTCGGGGTGGGTGTGGGTCTCGGTGGTGCCATCACGAACGCCATGGCTGGTGCAGCGGGCGCACCGCAGGCGCCGGGTGTGGCCCAGCCGCAGGAGCGCATGGCACCGCCGGTGTCTCCGTCGGCGGAAGCCAAGTTCTGCATCAACTGTGGCACGAAGCTGCCGTCGATCGCGAAGTTCTGTTCGGCCTGCGGTACGTCGCAAGTCTGA
- a CDS encoding BrxA/BrxB family bacilliredoxin, with amino-acid sequence MYPENMLIPMRQELTRLGVEELRTAEDVDARIGGNTGTMLVVVNSVCGCAARNARPAIATALAHAVTPDASTTVFAGQDSAATERARGYFTGYRPSSPSIALMKGAEVVFMLERHQIEGRSSAEIAADLTNAFDQYCTASV; translated from the coding sequence ATGTATCCAGAAAACATGTTGATCCCCATGCGTCAGGAGCTGACGCGTTTGGGCGTCGAAGAGCTGCGCACGGCGGAAGACGTCGATGCGCGAATCGGTGGCAACACCGGCACCATGCTGGTGGTGGTCAATTCCGTGTGCGGCTGTGCGGCCCGCAATGCGCGGCCGGCCATCGCCACGGCGCTGGCTCACGCCGTCACGCCCGATGCAAGCACAACCGTATTCGCCGGTCAGGATAGTGCGGCCACCGAGCGGGCACGTGGCTACTTCACCGGCTACCGTCCGTCTTCGCCCAGCATCGCCCTGATGAAGGGTGCCGAGGTGGTGTTCATGCTGGAGCGGCACCAGATCGAAGGACGGAGTTCGGCTGAGATCGCTGCCGACCTCACCAACGCGTTCGACCAGTACTGTACCGCGTCGGTCTGA
- a CDS encoding co-chaperone GroES, which translates to MAKNKRLIVVGDRVLVKTEDGDQRSKVGLYLPPTAVDNQAVQGGEIVSTGPGLALPDLAEQGEEPWRIGGASHREARYVPMQAQVGDFALFFRKAAVEITFENEQYLVVPQAAILALVREPRDDIPDY; encoded by the coding sequence ATGGCCAAGAACAAACGATTGATCGTTGTCGGGGACCGTGTACTCGTGAAAACCGAAGACGGCGATCAGCGGTCGAAGGTGGGTCTCTATCTGCCGCCCACGGCGGTGGACAATCAGGCGGTGCAGGGAGGAGAAATCGTCTCCACCGGCCCCGGGCTGGCGCTGCCCGATCTCGCCGAACAGGGCGAGGAGCCATGGCGTATTGGCGGTGCCTCACATCGTGAAGCCCGCTATGTGCCGATGCAGGCGCAGGTGGGGGATTTCGCGCTGTTTTTCCGCAAGGCGGCCGTAGAGATCACCTTCGAAAACGAGCAGTACCTCGTGGTCCCGCAGGCGGCGATTCTCGCCCTGGTACGTGAACCGCGCGACGATATCCCGGACTACTGA
- a CDS encoding M24 family metallopeptidase: MVRLRRTTPRPFGTTQVLPHALSFAAAALAASLMASELGAQPVVSPATPGARTSGSTAADTLRPFGTLREQAFHQQKWLELRMERTLPALMRRDGVDMWVVPMREYNEDPLFKALVSPTTFSARRRTIYVFFDRGGAQGVERIALGGTSQGNVYKAVRSMKPVGAPAAGSRDASRQAELWGDEQWNVLKQVIEERKPKKIAINTSRVFAFSDGLSSGEKEGMLEALGPAWASKVVNAEAMAVDLIAARQPEEEAVFRELNRVAWEIISEAFSSKVIKPGVTKADDVLWWMRQRVNDLGLSTWFQTSVEVQRQFGSPELVGVNPTILPGDVLHCDFGITALGLNTDTQHMGYVLKPGETDVPAGLKKALQASNRLQDITNEELKPGRTGNQVLAAALKRMRDEKIDGTLYSHPIGLHGHGAGSLIGLWDYQDGVPGRGDHKIIPGMWYSIELQATTPVPEWGNQLVRSAQEEDVIIDASGKVRWAFGRQSTFHLVR; this comes from the coding sequence ATGGTTCGTCTTCGCCGCACCACTCCGCGTCCGTTTGGCACGACGCAGGTCCTGCCGCATGCCCTGTCGTTCGCGGCGGCCGCTCTGGCGGCTTCGTTGATGGCCTCTGAACTGGGCGCGCAGCCCGTCGTGAGCCCGGCCACGCCAGGCGCCCGCACGTCGGGCTCCACCGCCGCCGACACCCTGCGCCCGTTCGGGACGTTGCGTGAGCAGGCCTTCCACCAGCAGAAGTGGCTGGAGCTGCGCATGGAGCGCACGCTGCCCGCGCTGATGCGCCGCGATGGCGTGGACATGTGGGTGGTGCCGATGCGTGAATACAACGAAGACCCGCTCTTCAAGGCACTGGTGTCGCCCACCACGTTTTCGGCCCGCCGACGGACCATCTACGTCTTCTTCGATCGTGGCGGTGCACAGGGTGTGGAACGCATCGCACTCGGTGGCACCTCGCAGGGCAACGTGTACAAGGCCGTGCGCAGCATGAAGCCGGTGGGAGCGCCGGCCGCCGGCAGCCGCGATGCCAGCCGTCAGGCCGAGTTGTGGGGCGATGAACAGTGGAACGTGCTCAAGCAGGTGATCGAAGAGCGGAAGCCGAAGAAGATCGCCATCAACACGTCGCGGGTTTTTGCGTTCTCCGATGGTCTCTCGAGTGGCGAAAAGGAAGGCATGCTGGAGGCGCTGGGCCCGGCCTGGGCGTCGAAGGTGGTGAACGCCGAAGCCATGGCCGTGGACCTCATCGCCGCGCGTCAGCCGGAAGAAGAAGCGGTGTTCCGTGAACTCAACCGCGTGGCGTGGGAGATCATCAGCGAAGCGTTCTCGAGCAAAGTCATCAAGCCCGGTGTCACCAAGGCCGACGATGTGCTCTGGTGGATGCGCCAGCGTGTGAACGATCTCGGACTGAGCACCTGGTTCCAGACCAGTGTGGAAGTGCAGCGGCAGTTTGGCAGCCCGGAGCTGGTCGGCGTGAACCCGACCATCCTGCCCGGTGACGTGCTGCACTGTGACTTTGGCATCACCGCGCTCGGCCTCAACACCGACACGCAGCACATGGGCTATGTGCTCAAGCCGGGCGAGACCGATGTGCCGGCCGGACTCAAGAAGGCGCTGCAGGCGTCCAACCGGTTGCAGGACATCACCAACGAAGAACTGAAGCCGGGACGCACCGGCAATCAGGTGCTGGCGGCGGCACTCAAGCGCATGCGCGACGAAAAGATCGACGGCACCCTGTACTCACACCCGATCGGCCTGCATGGCCATGGCGCCGGTTCCCTGATCGGTCTGTGGGACTATCAGGACGGCGTGCCGGGGCGCGGTGATCACAAGATCATCCCGGGCATGTGGTACTCCATCGAACTGCAGGCCACCACGCCGGTGCCGGAGTGGGGCAACCAGCTCGTCCGTTCGGCGCAGGAAGAGGACGTGATCATCGATGCCAGCGGCAAGGTCCGGTGGGCTTTCGGGCGTCAGTCCACGTTCCACCTGGTGCGCTGA
- a CDS encoding alpha/beta hydrolase codes for MRILRALAALVLGTSLTAPAAAQAQTGTGTVRTDTLWAQALGVQKALTVYLPPSYHRGTSRRYPVLYYLHGKTGNERNWVDAGALHRTMDSLIAAGAPEAIIAMPDGDDGWYTTWGVLPDMGPCERDTTRREPAATYCVPWTRYDDYITFDIVRWVDSHYRTRADRAHRGIAGLSMGGYGAITLALNYPTYFAAAASHSGVLSPRLLPDSVQKSRGVKYARDREEMALAARSLWPQLWTAFGHDSIAWRGRDPQVFAERLASRVKAGKATWPALLIDVGVDDPWHAQNADFDATLTRLGMPHTYREWPGTHNWDYWRSHSPESLRFLLDRVAR; via the coding sequence ATGCGCATCCTGAGGGCTCTCGCCGCGCTGGTGCTTGGCACCTCGCTCACGGCGCCTGCCGCCGCGCAGGCGCAGACGGGAACCGGCACGGTGCGCACGGATACCCTGTGGGCGCAGGCCCTCGGGGTGCAAAAGGCCCTGACCGTTTATCTGCCGCCTTCGTACCACCGCGGCACGTCACGCCGGTATCCGGTGCTGTACTACCTGCACGGCAAAACCGGCAACGAGCGCAATTGGGTGGATGCGGGCGCGTTGCATCGCACCATGGATTCGCTGATCGCTGCCGGTGCTCCCGAGGCCATCATCGCCATGCCCGACGGGGACGATGGCTGGTACACCACCTGGGGTGTGCTGCCGGACATGGGCCCCTGTGAGCGCGATACCACCCGCCGCGAGCCGGCTGCCACGTACTGCGTGCCGTGGACCCGGTACGACGACTACATCACGTTCGACATCGTGCGCTGGGTCGACAGCCACTATCGCACGCGCGCCGACCGGGCACACCGCGGCATCGCCGGTCTCAGCATGGGGGGCTACGGCGCCATCACGCTGGCGCTCAACTACCCCACCTACTTCGCGGCCGCCGCCAGTCACAGTGGCGTGTTGTCACCCCGCCTGCTGCCCGACAGCGTGCAGAAGTCCCGTGGCGTGAAGTACGCACGCGATCGTGAGGAGATGGCGCTCGCCGCCCGTTCGTTGTGGCCACAACTCTGGACCGCGTTCGGTCATGACAGCATCGCGTGGCGCGGCCGAGACCCGCAGGTCTTCGCTGAACGCCTCGCCAGCCGCGTCAAAGCCGGAAAGGCTACCTGGCCCGCCTTGCTCATCGATGTGGGCGTGGACGACCCGTGGCACGCCCAGAACGCCGACTTCGACGCGACACTCACGCGACTCGGCATGCCCCACACCTACCGCGAATGGCCCGGGACACACAACTGGGACTACTGGCGTTCCCATTCACCGGAAAGCCTGCGGTTCCTGCTCGATCGCGTCGCGCGGTAA
- the lepB gene encoding signal peptidase I translates to MASKKSDRSSERSSVSALRSGKSSAGSSGSGVSVWENVKAVLVTVAIFLAIRTFLIEAYRIPSGSMIPTLLVGDWLFVNKLAYGPHVPFTNINLPGYDEPERGDVVVFVSPNQIDQPEDPNPTLVKRLVAVAGDTIWMRGALLHVNGMPQRQGFAAQQNPRGDGGFSHPLFAWQHQFEVRGTAGGDPPASPTLDDWGPLVVPEGHLFMLGDNRYDSKDGRYWGMVPRENVRGRPVFVYYSYNAQDSDRPLPFLTDIRWGRIGDVIR, encoded by the coding sequence GTGGCCTCGAAGAAGTCCGATCGTTCCAGTGAACGCTCCAGCGTCTCCGCCCTGCGTAGCGGCAAGTCCTCCGCCGGTTCCTCGGGGAGCGGCGTCAGTGTCTGGGAAAACGTCAAAGCGGTGCTCGTCACCGTGGCGATTTTCCTCGCCATCCGGACCTTCCTCATCGAGGCCTACCGGATTCCGTCAGGGAGCATGATCCCCACCCTGCTCGTCGGGGACTGGCTGTTCGTGAACAAGCTGGCGTACGGGCCGCACGTGCCGTTCACCAACATCAACCTGCCGGGCTACGACGAGCCGGAACGCGGTGATGTCGTGGTGTTCGTTTCGCCCAATCAGATCGACCAGCCGGAAGATCCGAACCCCACCCTGGTCAAGCGTCTGGTCGCGGTGGCCGGCGATACGATCTGGATGCGTGGGGCGCTGCTGCACGTGAACGGCATGCCGCAGCGGCAGGGCTTCGCCGCGCAGCAGAACCCGCGTGGAGACGGCGGGTTTTCGCATCCGCTGTTCGCCTGGCAGCATCAGTTCGAGGTGCGCGGGACTGCCGGAGGCGATCCGCCGGCGTCCCCTACGCTCGATGATTGGGGGCCGCTCGTCGTACCCGAGGGCCATCTCTTCATGCTCGGCGACAATCGCTACGACTCCAAGGACGGTCGCTACTGGGGCATGGTACCGAGGGAAAACGTGCGCGGCCGCCCGGTGTTCGTGTACTACTCGTACAACGCCCAGGACAGCGATCGCCCGCTCCCCTTCCTCACCGACATCCGGTGGGGACGCATCGGTGACGTGATCCGCTAA
- a CDS encoding SWIB/MDM2 domain-containing protein, translating into MAAAKKSAKKAAKKAAPKKAAKKAAPKKAAPKKAAAKKAPAKKAAPAKKAAPKKAAKRTPNAAFMKALTPSSDLAAIVGDKPLPRTEVVKKLWAYIKKNNLQDKTNKRNINADDKLKVVFGGKKTVSMFDMTKLVSAHLK; encoded by the coding sequence ATGGCCGCTGCGAAGAAGTCCGCGAAAAAGGCTGCAAAGAAGGCTGCCCCGAAGAAAGCTGCAAAGAAGGCTGCTCCGAAGAAGGCCGCGCCGAAGAAGGCTGCCGCCAAGAAGGCCCCGGCCAAGAAGGCCGCTCCGGCCAAGAAGGCGGCTCCGAAGAAGGCCGCCAAGCGCACGCCGAATGCGGCGTTCATGAAGGCGCTGACCCCGAGCTCGGATCTGGCCGCGATCGTCGGCGACAAGCCGCTGCCGCGCACCGAAGTGGTCAAGAAGCTCTGGGCGTACATCAAGAAGAACAACCTCCAGGACAAGACCAACAAGCGCAACATCAACGCCGACGACAAGCTCAAGGTCGTTTTCGGCGGCAAGAAGACCGTCAGCATGTTCGACATGACGAAGCTCGTGTCGGCGCATCTGAAGTAA
- a CDS encoding deoxyribonuclease IV has translation MLLLGSHCLDEGGIPMAARRAGRAGMQALQVFSAVPKFYNDKVGVKPERLARWQEALEIAGIRPEHVIVHAAYVLNCATPDEEKWARAAAGLAKEFERSTTLGVKGVCFHPGAATDGDRDAAIARVSEAMRRALAAVPEGRTRLLIENTAGAGTTVGRTPEEVGAMLRGIPAADRHRTGYGLDTCHLFASGFPIAESRAALTEVLDAFEQATGEPPAFLHLNDSEGACGSNKDRHRCIGEGLIGATPFGWLLQDRRAQGIPLILETPQEIETVADDDDTPDPWDVKSIALLRALAQETA, from the coding sequence ATGTTGCTGCTTGGTTCCCACTGCCTCGACGAAGGTGGCATTCCGATGGCCGCCCGCCGCGCCGGACGCGCGGGCATGCAGGCGCTGCAAGTGTTCAGCGCGGTGCCGAAGTTTTACAACGACAAGGTGGGCGTGAAGCCGGAGCGGCTGGCGCGATGGCAGGAAGCGCTGGAGATCGCCGGCATTCGTCCCGAACACGTCATCGTGCACGCGGCGTATGTGCTCAACTGCGCCACGCCTGACGAAGAGAAGTGGGCCCGCGCGGCGGCGGGGCTCGCAAAGGAGTTCGAGCGTTCCACCACGCTCGGGGTGAAGGGGGTGTGTTTTCATCCCGGGGCAGCCACCGACGGCGACCGCGATGCGGCGATCGCGCGCGTGAGTGAGGCGATGCGCCGGGCCCTGGCCGCTGTGCCGGAGGGGCGGACGCGCCTGCTCATCGAGAACACCGCCGGTGCCGGCACCACGGTGGGACGTACGCCGGAGGAAGTGGGCGCCATGTTGCGGGGCATTCCGGCCGCCGACCGCCATCGCACTGGGTATGGTCTCGACACCTGTCACCTGTTTGCCTCCGGGTTTCCGATCGCCGAATCGCGTGCCGCTCTTACGGAGGTGCTTGACGCCTTCGAGCAGGCCACGGGCGAACCGCCGGCCTTCCTGCATCTCAATGACAGCGAAGGGGCCTGCGGATCGAACAAGGATCGCCATCGCTGCATCGGCGAGGGACTGATCGGTGCGACACCGTTCGGCTGGCTGCTGCAGGATCGGCGGGCGCAGGGCATCCCGCTCATTCTCGAGACGCCGCAGGAGATCGAAACGGTGGCCGACGACGACGATACCCCCGACCCGTGGGACGTGAAGTCCATCGCCTTGCTGCGGGCGCTCGCGCAGGAAACGGCGTAA